A region of the Fulvia fulva chromosome 7, complete sequence genome:
TAGCCCTAGACGTTATGGTTATGTGTGCACGCCGAGCGCACAGAGTGCAGCGTCGGGACAACAGATCTCACGCTTGCCAGCGTGAAGGAAGGATGGAAGGGAAGGGGAGGGGATATGTTGGGAGGCAATCATACCGATACCACGCGAAGCCACGTCGGTGGCAACCATGATGGGGCTCTTTCCGGTCTTGAACTCGTTGAGCACCCAGTCACGCTCGTTCTGCTGCTTGTCACCGTGAATGGAAAGGGCCGGCCAGCCGTCCTGACGAAGGAAGCGGGTGATGTCGTCGGCAATGCGCTTGGTGCCGGTGAAGATGAGGATCTTGTTAGCCTTGTCCTCCATAATCTTCTCGAGGTGCTTGATCATCTTGTCGCGCTTCTCGAAGTCGGAGACGACCTCGACGATCTGGGTGATACGGTGGTTAGCGGCCAGGTCGTGCGAACCGATGTTGACCTGGATGAAGTTGTTCTGGTAGTCGGAAGCGAGCTGGCGGACTTCCTTTGGCCAAGTTGCAGACCACATGCATGTCTGACGATCTGGGCGAATCTGACCGATGATCTTGCGGATCTGTGGCTCGAAACCCATGTCCAACATGCGATCAGCCTCGTCGAGAACGAGGTAAGTCACACGGCGCAAGTTGGTCTTGCCAGACTCGAGCATGTCGATGAGACGGCCGGGAGTGGCGATGCAGACTTCCACGCCCCTAGCGAGGTCTCTGATCTGTCCACCCTTGGGCACACCACCGTACACACAGGTGTTTCGTATCCGAGATGACTTTCCGAACTTGCTGACTTCCTCTTGAATCTGGACTGCGAGCTCACGGGTGGGAGCGAGAATGAGGACGATTGGACCGTCGCCCTGTGCGAGGAGCGGCTGTGCATTGATGTGGACGATGGCGGGAAGCGTGTAGGTGAGCGTCTTTCCGGAACCAGTCTCTGCGACACCGACAACGTCGCGACCTGAGAGGGCCATGGGCCAACCTTGCGATTGGATGGCAGTTGGCTTGGGGAAGCCTTGTGCCTTGACCTCGCTCATGACATAGTTCGGGAAACCAGCCTCGTCGAAGGTCTCGACTGGCTTCGGCACATCGCGACCTTGGATTGTGATCTGGTTGACGCGACGGAACTCGTCGACCTCGGCTGGTGTGCGAGCGGCAACTGTTGGAGCCTCCTTGTA
Encoded here:
- a CDS encoding ATP-dependent RNA helicase dbp2 is translated as MSYGGGGYGGRGGGGGGGGYGGGGGYGGSNGYDSNYGGYDYGSRGGYDDRSYSNGYSNGGSNGYGGGGGGYSNGGGYGGGGGGYGGGGGGYGGGGDKMSQLGAGLKQQNWDMDTLPKFEKSFYKEAPTVAARTPAEVDEFRRVNQITIQGRDVPKPVETFDEAGFPNYVMSEVKAQGFPKPTAIQSQGWPMALSGRDVVGVAETGSGKTLTYTLPAIVHINAQPLLAQGDGPIVLILAPTRELAVQIQEEVSKFGKSSRIRNTCVYGGVPKGGQIRDLARGVEVCIATPGRLIDMLESGKTNLRRVTYLVLDEADRMLDMGFEPQIRKIIGQIRPDRQTCMWSATWPKEVRQLASDYQNNFIQVNIGSHDLAANHRITQIVEVVSDFEKRDKMIKHLEKIMEDKANKILIFTGTKRIADDITRFLRQDGWPALSIHGDKQQNERDWVLNEFKTGKSPIMVATDVASRGIDVKDITHVFNYDYPNNSEDYVHRIGRTGRAGRLGTAITLFTTDNSKQARELVGILSEAKQNVDPRLAEMARYGGGGGGGGRGWGGGRGRGGGRGGRGGWTGSNNAPLGGERQRW